Part of the Pseudomonas chlororaphis genome, GTTCGCGGATGTTGCCAGGCCAGCGATAGCCAAGCAGCGCTTCGCGGGCTTCGTCGCTGAAGCCCCGGGCCGGGCGTGCATATTCCTTGACGAAGCGCGCCAGGAAGCGATCGGCGAGGGTCAGGATGTCTTCGGCGCGCTCGCGCAGCGGCGGCAGGTGCAAGGTAATGACGTTCAGGCGATAGAGCAGGTCTTCGCGGAAACGCCCGTCGCGCACCATGTCTTCAAGGTTCAGGTTGGTGGCCGCCAGAATCCGCACATCGGCGCGACGGGTCACCGGATCGCCAACCCGTTCGTATTCCTTATCCTGGATGAAGCGCAACAACTTGGGTTGCAATGTCAGGGGAAAATCGCCGATCTCGTCGAGAAACAGCGTACCACCGTCCGCCTGGTTGACTCGTCCCAGGGTGCTTTCGCTGGCCCCGGTGAACGCCCCACGGCTGTGGCCGAACAACTCGCTTTCCATCAACTCGGCGGTCAGGGACGGGCAGTTGATGGTGACGCAGGATTTCTTCGCGCGCTTGCTCCAACCGTGGATCGCCCGGGCCAGCTCGCCTTTACCGGTGCCGGATTCACCGAGAATCAGGATGTTGGCGTCGGTGCTGGCCACCTGGCGAGCGGTCTCCAGCACCACCTTCATCGCCGGGCTATGGGAGTCGAGGCCGTCCTTGGGCTTGCGCACCTCCCCTTCGAGGGCTTCAAGGCGGGCCGACAACTGGCGCACTTCCAACTGCTTGGCGGTCGCCAGGCGCAATTGGTCCGGGCTGC contains:
- a CDS encoding chemotaxis protein CheY, which codes for MESATEHQGRILLVDDESAILRTFRYCLEDEGYTVATANSAAQADALLQRQVFDLCFLDLRLGEDNGLDVLAQMRIQAPWMRVVIVTAHSAVDTAVDAIQAGAADYLVKPCSPDQLRLATAKQLEVRQLSARLEALEGEVRKPKDGLDSHSPAMKVVLETARQVASTDANILILGESGTGKGELARAIHGWSKRAKKSCVTINCPSLTAELMESELFGHSRGAFTGASESTLGRVNQADGGTLFLDEIGDFPLTLQPKLLRFIQDKEYERVGDPVTRRADVRILAATNLNLEDMVRDGRFREDLLYRLNVITLHLPPLRERAEDILTLADRFLARFVKEYARPARGFSDEAREALLGYRWPGNIRELRNVVERASIICPQEKVEISHLGMAEQPVNNAPRIGAPLSLDELEKAHIGAVLATADTLDQAAKTLGIDASTLYRKRKQYNL